Proteins co-encoded in one Octopus bimaculoides isolate UCB-OBI-ISO-001 chromosome 9, ASM119413v2, whole genome shotgun sequence genomic window:
- the LOC106879502 gene encoding C-type lectin TsL has product MQQLTYITLFLLSVTAAFGSWTSKNCTMYKGRCYTVFPVGKVNYIKAVNLCSQLPYGVPVILRSKAEDEFVRSLFPPRRAEFWIGMLTTQNVGGWTWITKEDTNWRNWMSGQYNDSTSEQCATSETVSSVSWRDQSCSSAYEVVCESRPNVACNCETKTTQATIYNVNRHGIVMGKRRCCCQKSEENSSFEKTPANDSTQYTIKTSLIQDSLIECSAKCVREFYCVAFSYNKTTKECAVLVSYFTPENQMLVSPTARGDYTCL; this is encoded by the exons ATGCAACAACTGACTTATATAACGTTGTTTTTACTATCGGTTACGGCAGCATTTGGAAGTTGGACGTCGAAAA ATTGCACCATGTACAAAGGAAGATGTTACACAGTCTTTCCTGTGGGGAAAGTGAACTACATTAAGGCCGTCAATCTCTGTTCGCAGTTACCTTACGGCGTTCCGGTGATACTTCGATCCAAAGCCGAAGACGAATTCGTCCGGTCACTGTTTCCACCAAg GCGTGCTGAATTCTGGATCGGTATGCTGACAACCCAAAACGTCGGTGGTTGGACTTGGATAACAAAAGAAGATACAAATTGGAGAAACTGGATGAGTGGGCAGTATAACGATTCTACATCGGAACAATGTGCCACATCTGAAACCGTTTCTAGTGTGTCATGGCGTGATCAAAGCTGTTCGAGTGCCTACGAAGTTGTATGCGAATCAA GACCTAACGTTGCGTGTAACTGTGAAACAAAAACTACACAAGCCACAATCTACAATGTAAATAGACATGGTATTGTGATGGGGAAACGCCGGTGTTGTTGTCAAAAGTCAG AAGAAAACAGTTCCTTTGAGAAAACTCCGGCAAACGACAGTACCCAATATACGATAAAAACGAGTTTAATACAAGATTCCCTTATAGAGTGCTCTGCTAAATGTGTCCGAGAATTTTACTGCGTTGCCTTCTCATATAACAAAACCACGAAGGAATGTGCTGtgttggtttcatattttacacCTGAAAACCAAATGCTAGTCTCACCGACCGCACGAGGAGACTACACATGTCTTTGA